The following are encoded together in the Bacillus sp. V2I10 genome:
- a CDS encoding S8 family peptidase, with product MFGYSMVQTVRSHSHKLDKSLREKVLNLYKPFKWTPCFLHNILEGYIKKNKKMSVIIEFEKDCFEEGCSEVDHIFTNQRRCQIRNQFSVISCCSAEITPSVLDELLTSCNHVKKIYLNREVRALLDVAVPSANAKNVIRNGTTITGEGITIAIIDTGIYPHQDLSGRITGFVDLINQKTEPYDDNGHGTHCAGDAAADGSASSGVYSGPALKANVIGVKVLDKLGSGSLETVMQGVQWCIDYNEQNPDRKIHIISMSLGAAAQQYNNENDDPMVQIVEAAWAKGIVVCVAAGNEGPEGQTIASPGISDQVITVGALDDRDSAESRTDDDVASFSSRGPTIYGNVKPDILAPGVNIVSLRSPNSYLDKLQKSNRVGSQYFVLSGTSMATPICAGIAALILQNNPNLTPQEVKSLLKNGADLWKDRDPNVYGAGYINAENAIL from the coding sequence TTGTTTGGATATTCTATGGTACAGACTGTTCGTTCACATTCTCATAAATTAGATAAGTCTTTGCGTGAGAAAGTATTAAATTTATATAAACCGTTTAAGTGGACACCTTGTTTTTTGCATAACATTTTAGAAGGGTATATTAAAAAGAATAAGAAAATGTCTGTCATTATCGAATTTGAGAAAGATTGTTTTGAAGAGGGGTGCTCAGAAGTCGATCATATTTTTACGAATCAAAGAAGATGTCAGATTAGAAATCAGTTTTCTGTCATTTCTTGCTGCAGTGCAGAGATTACACCATCAGTACTGGATGAGCTGCTCACAAGCTGTAACCACGTTAAAAAAATCTATTTAAATCGTGAAGTGAGGGCCTTGTTAGATGTCGCTGTCCCTTCAGCTAATGCTAAAAATGTGATTAGAAATGGGACAACTATAACGGGTGAAGGAATCACGATAGCCATTATTGATACAGGTATTTATCCCCATCAAGATCTTTCTGGAAGGATTACAGGATTCGTAGATTTGATAAATCAAAAGACGGAGCCTTATGATGATAATGGACATGGTACACATTGTGCGGGTGATGCGGCTGCAGATGGCTCCGCTTCTTCTGGGGTTTATAGTGGACCAGCTCTAAAAGCTAATGTCATCGGGGTAAAAGTATTGGATAAGTTAGGATCTGGTTCATTAGAGACCGTCATGCAAGGCGTGCAGTGGTGCATCGATTATAATGAACAAAATCCTGATCGGAAAATTCATATCATCAGCATGTCTTTAGGTGCAGCCGCACAGCAGTACAACAATGAAAATGATGATCCGATGGTTCAAATTGTAGAAGCAGCTTGGGCAAAAGGAATTGTCGTATGTGTTGCTGCAGGAAACGAGGGCCCAGAGGGTCAAACCATTGCGAGTCCAGGAATAAGCGATCAGGTTATTACAGTTGGCGCGCTGGATGACAGAGACTCAGCTGAAAGTAGAACAGATGATGATGTAGCAAGTTTTTCAAGCAGGGGGCCTACGATTTATGGGAATGTAAAACCCGATATACTAGCACCGGGTGTAAATATCGTATCATTACGTTCACCAAATTCTTATCTAGACAAGTTACAGAAATCAAATCGAGTCGGCTCTCAATATTTCGTATTATCCGGGACATCAATGGCAACACCGATCTGTGCAGGAATAGCGGCACTGATTCTGCAAAATAATCCTAACTTAACCCCCCAAGAAGTAAAGAGCTTATTAAAAAATGGGGCAGATTTATGGAAAGACAGAGATCCGAATGTTTATGGTGCAGGTTATATAAATGCTGAAAATGCTATTCTTTAA
- a CDS encoding DUF3189 family protein, translating to MIYIYNDFGGTHTTALAAAYHLKQLPQSERTLTSEEILNVKYFNQLTKEDFGKIIFHGNDEDGNSVYTIGRKRNKLVVPALKELTFLLQNKFHINEKIVFSNTSPTVPILMSLGGFFSRGLKIDFIGVPLLVKGAKQCCDNVYRLVENTKHVGKTPFNETVIILENEMFK from the coding sequence ATGATTTATATTTATAATGATTTTGGTGGTACACATACCACGGCTTTGGCTGCCGCATATCATTTAAAACAATTACCTCAATCAGAAAGAACACTAACTTCGGAAGAGATATTAAATGTAAAATATTTCAACCAACTAACGAAAGAGGATTTTGGAAAAATTATTTTTCACGGGAACGATGAAGATGGCAACTCAGTGTATACAATTGGACGGAAAAGAAACAAGCTTGTTGTTCCAGCATTAAAAGAATTGACTTTCCTACTACAAAATAAATTTCATATTAATGAAAAAATAGTGTTCTCCAATACATCACCAACTGTTCCAATTCTTATGTCATTAGGGGGATTTTTCTCGAGAGGATTGAAAATTGACTTTATAGGTGTCCCGTTATTAGTAAAAGGTGCCAAACAATGCTGTGATAATGTTTATCGGTTAGTTGAAAACACGAAACATGTTGGTAAAACTCCTTTCAATGAAACCGTGATTATTTTAGAAAATGAAATGTTTAAGTAA
- a CDS encoding YsnF/AvaK domain-containing protein gives MGKYITIGAIIGSIIGWITGFTVVTGIVLGAIVGGIIYTMKEKRNIDGPSEKTNENKEKKLQLREEQLDIKKERVQTGEIKIHKEVVEEQKTFTVPIKREEMVIEAGNEEELRIPLKEEEVEINKHPVQVNEVSVTKRQIEEMKQIKKKVKKETAHVDVAGQADVIKKPLSETKD, from the coding sequence ATGGGAAAGTATATTACTATTGGTGCGATAATCGGTAGCATAATCGGTTGGATAACAGGTTTTACAGTTGTAACAGGAATCGTTTTAGGAGCAATCGTTGGCGGCATTATTTATACAATGAAAGAGAAAAGGAACATCGACGGACCATCTGAAAAAACAAATGAAAATAAAGAAAAAAAGCTTCAATTACGAGAAGAGCAGCTGGACATAAAAAAAGAACGTGTACAAACGGGTGAAATAAAGATTCATAAAGAAGTCGTCGAAGAACAGAAAACGTTCACGGTTCCGATTAAGCGTGAAGAAATGGTAATAGAAGCAGGAAATGAGGAGGAACTTCGAATTCCTCTGAAAGAAGAAGAAGTTGAAATAAACAAACACCCTGTGCAAGTGAATGAAGTATCGGTTACAAAACGTCAAATAGAAGAAATGAAACAAATAAAGAAAAAGGTGAAAAAAGAAACAGCACACGTTGACGTTGCAGGTCAGGCAGATGTCATAAAAAAGCCGCTATCTGAAACGAAGGACTAA
- a CDS encoding YsnF/AvaK domain-containing protein — protein sequence MGFFDFFKEGETRKKVREVDRNADTEFAAEDIHVNLREEELDIDKHRVETGDVTLHKDIVEEEQSVNVPVFHDQVVIKQRAVDHEPTDEPIKEEEMVHIPVTEEKIDVEKHTVVTGEVSAHKRSVQETEQVHDVLRKEVADVESHGNTDIIKED from the coding sequence ATGGGCTTTTTTGATTTTTTTAAAGAAGGAGAAACTCGAAAAAAGGTACGTGAAGTAGATCGCAATGCCGATACAGAATTTGCAGCAGAAGACATACATGTTAATCTTCGTGAGGAAGAATTGGACATCGACAAACACCGGGTGGAGACGGGTGATGTGACGCTTCATAAGGACATTGTTGAGGAAGAACAATCAGTGAATGTCCCTGTTTTCCATGATCAAGTCGTCATTAAACAAAGAGCTGTTGATCACGAACCAACAGATGAACCAATTAAAGAAGAAGAGATGGTTCACATTCCAGTAACTGAGGAAAAAATTGATGTAGAAAAGCATACAGTCGTCACTGGTGAAGTCTCTGCTCATAAACGTTCGGTTCAGGAAACAGAACAAGTACACGACGTACTTCGTAAAGAAGTTGCAGATGTTGAATCGCATGGTAATACAGATATTATCAAAGAGGACTAA
- a CDS encoding CHRD domain-containing protein, which translates to MLKFFKARLKGENEVPPVETNAFGFAKFAANKQRTKIKFALEVENIENFVQAHIHFGERGKNGPVVVFLFGADLETLEEQNGITTRRGVVTGIITDDDIVENDEGIETVEDLLKFMEQELTYANAHTEQNPSGEIRGQIVPI; encoded by the coding sequence ATGCTAAAATTCTTTAAGGCAAGATTAAAAGGTGAAAATGAAGTCCCTCCTGTTGAAACTAATGCTTTTGGTTTTGCAAAATTTGCAGCTAATAAACAAAGAACTAAGATAAAGTTTGCACTAGAAGTTGAAAACATTGAAAACTTTGTTCAAGCACACATCCACTTTGGTGAACGTGGTAAAAATGGACCTGTAGTAGTGTTCCTTTTTGGTGCTGACTTAGAAACGCTTGAAGAGCAAAATGGTATAACGACAAGAAGAGGCGTTGTTACAGGAATTATTACGGATGACGATATTGTAGAAAATGACGAAGGTATAGAAACTGTAGAAGATTTATTAAAATTCATGGAACAAGAATTAACTTATGCTAATGCTCATACTGAACAAAATCCATCAGGTGAAATTAGAGGTCAAATTGTACCAATTTAA
- a CDS encoding HNH endonuclease signature motif containing protein has protein sequence MHDTIFDATKSTITMTSTIQSITGTKPVIMLLGRDLYNGKTVDGAYSRMVGFDVEWTGAEIFAGQKATKVYTTTSTNFWISTYNTSVGWTGSYPSTSQGQTVDVLANKKAAVYPVIRNTHNNTYMWKPSIANMAVVPVELRTKRDYALPSKYKTWYIRNYGDPKWDWTTLQIHHELPLKYGGNNTMGNLFPLPTTIHQKTVTPWWASY, from the coding sequence GTGCATGACACTATATTTGATGCCACAAAATCAACAATAACTATGACATCTACGATACAGTCGATAACTGGGACAAAGCCTGTTATCATGCTATTAGGAAGGGATTTATACAACGGTAAAACAGTAGATGGCGCATACTCTAGAATGGTCGGTTTTGATGTAGAATGGACAGGTGCAGAGATTTTTGCAGGTCAAAAAGCAACTAAAGTCTATACAACTACATCTACGAACTTTTGGATATCAACATATAATACTAGTGTAGGTTGGACAGGTTCTTACCCATCGACTAGTCAAGGACAAACAGTAGATGTATTAGCGAATAAAAAGGCGGCAGTATATCCTGTAATCCGTAACACCCATAATAATACTTACATGTGGAAACCATCGATAGCTAATATGGCAGTAGTTCCTGTTGAATTAAGAACCAAGAGAGACTATGCTCTACCTAGCAAGTATAAAACGTGGTACATTAGAAATTATGGAGACCCAAAATGGGATTGGACAACCTTGCAAATACACCATGAGTTACCACTGAAATATGGTGGAAATAATACGATGGGCAACTTGTTTCCATTACCTACGACAATTCATCAAAAAACAGTGACTCCTTGGTGGGCTTCATATTAA
- a CDS encoding SMI1/KNR4 family protein yields the protein MSHFVKNTLTGLKELLNDKGQLKISYEGQVYDVACSFNSPTNLKEVEIFEKENNIKLPEDYKAFLTLHNGARIYQFIDEDGQKIGGGLKIFSLDEIKELQEIEMYNELGIPIAHLLEDCYLYLDIDKLKNGNPNYLNILEFVDLSPLNLNFETFLDRYIISKGEIFWS from the coding sequence TTGAGTCATTTCGTGAAAAATACCCTAACTGGTCTCAAAGAATTGCTGAATGATAAGGGGCAGTTAAAAATTTCATATGAAGGTCAAGTTTATGATGTCGCTTGTTCTTTCAACTCTCCAACCAATTTAAAAGAAGTTGAAATCTTTGAAAAAGAGAACAACATCAAACTTCCTGAGGACTACAAGGCATTCTTAACACTCCATAATGGTGCAAGAATTTATCAGTTTATTGATGAAGACGGACAAAAAATAGGCGGGGGCCTTAAAATCTTTAGTTTAGATGAAATAAAGGAATTACAAGAAATTGAGATGTATAATGAATTGGGGATTCCCATTGCACACCTATTGGAAGATTGCTATTTATATTTAGATATAGATAAGCTAAAGAATGGAAATCCAAATTACCTTAACATCTTGGAGTTTGTAGACCTTTCACCTTTGAATCTTAACTTTGAAACTTTCTTAGACCGATACATTATTTCAAAAGGTGAAATATTTTGGTCATAG
- a CDS encoding helix-turn-helix transcriptional regulator — protein sequence MLIIKIKPYIELSSYSREEVRKLMGVSNNTISLWCSGKSRPTLEDAFKLSRLLGVSVEDLYDYREKHEE from the coding sequence ATGTTAATTATCAAGATTAAACCATATATTGAATTATCTTCCTACAGTAGGGAAGAAGTAAGAAAGTTAATGGGGGTTTCTAATAATACAATTTCTTTATGGTGTTCCGGTAAATCTAGGCCTACATTAGAAGATGCTTTTAAATTGTCCAGATTGTTGGGAGTTTCGGTTGAAGATCTTTACGATTACAGGGAAAAACATGAAGAGTAA